The proteins below come from a single Anaerobacillus alkaliphilus genomic window:
- a CDS encoding diacylglycerol kinase yields MKRARLIYNPSAGREQVKRQLPYILERLEKVGYEASAHATTGKDCAKRAAKLAAERGFDLVIAAGGDGTINEVINGLAELPYRPKLGLIPAGTTNDFARAIEVPRSIETACDIICNGHEMPIDIGKVNDQYFINIAGGGTLTELTYEVPSKLKTMIGQMAYYAKGIEKLPKIHPVKVRIEYDGKLFEGDIMLFLVSNTNSVGGFEKLAPRASLNDGMFDLIILKKTNLADFVRVASAAARGDHLNDPAVIYVQANRIKVYVEEVVHLNLDGEYGGMLPGEFVNLRHHLQMLVPEKQMLRYMGL; encoded by the coding sequence ATGAAACGGGCACGTTTAATTTATAATCCTTCAGCTGGTAGAGAACAAGTCAAACGACAATTACCCTATATACTAGAAAGATTAGAGAAAGTCGGCTATGAAGCTTCAGCTCATGCGACAACAGGAAAAGACTGTGCCAAAAGAGCTGCGAAACTCGCTGCAGAACGAGGCTTTGATTTAGTGATTGCAGCTGGTGGAGACGGAACGATCAACGAGGTTATTAATGGCTTGGCTGAACTACCATACCGTCCGAAGCTTGGACTCATTCCTGCCGGAACAACGAATGACTTTGCGCGGGCGATTGAAGTTCCAAGATCAATTGAAACAGCATGTGATATTATTTGTAATGGCCATGAAATGCCCATTGATATTGGCAAAGTAAATGACCAATATTTTATAAATATTGCTGGTGGCGGTACATTGACTGAGCTTACATACGAAGTACCGAGTAAGCTGAAAACGATGATTGGTCAAATGGCCTATTATGCAAAAGGCATCGAGAAGCTTCCAAAAATTCACCCTGTTAAAGTAAGAATTGAATATGATGGTAAGCTCTTTGAGGGAGATATCATGCTATTCCTCGTTTCCAATACCAATTCTGTCGGCGGATTTGAGAAATTAGCGCCTCGAGCATCATTAAATGATGGGATGTTTGATTTAATTATTTTAAAGAAGACCAATCTAGCAGACTTTGTTCGTGTTGCTAGTGCCGCTGCTCGTGGTGACCACTTGAACGACCCGGCTGTCATCTATGTACAGGCGAATCGAATTAAAGTGTATGTAGAAGAAGTAGTTCACTTGAATTTAGACGGCGAGTACGGTGGGATGTTACCCGGAGAATTTGTGAATTTGCGCCATCACTTACAAATGCTTGTGCCTGAGAAGCAGATGTTACGCTATATGGGATTATAA
- a CDS encoding PadR family transcriptional regulator — MPPKDQNALTEGVYYILIALHTPLHGYGIMQFVKEVSDERVNLGPGTLYGAINTMLEKNWIVATATDADTRKKEYVITDVGREVVQTEMKRLEELLENGRKITGVESDEV, encoded by the coding sequence ATGCCACCAAAAGATCAAAACGCATTAACTGAGGGAGTTTACTATATCTTAATAGCGCTACACACCCCCCTGCATGGCTATGGAATTATGCAATTTGTCAAAGAGGTTAGCGATGAACGAGTCAACTTAGGGCCAGGCACACTGTACGGCGCTATTAACACGATGCTAGAAAAAAATTGGATTGTCGCTACAGCAACAGATGCAGACACGCGAAAAAAAGAGTATGTCATCACGGACGTAGGTAGAGAAGTTGTCCAAACTGAAATGAAACGTCTAGAAGAGCTACTAGAGAATGGAAGAAAAATAACGGGAGTTGAGAGCGATGAAGTTTAA
- a CDS encoding DUF2812 domain-containing protein yields the protein MKFKVYKLFMNYEREEKWLNEMAAKGMHLVDFSFGRYVFEEGTPGEYIYRIELLENLPSSAESRAYIRWMEESGVDCVASYIRWVYFRKKASEGPFDLYSDIDSKISHYKKIAMFIGLIGGLNLAVALLNVFIGLSVGSGGYTYANIYISIVNWILVALLLPMFISHIRKIKTLEKEKLLFE from the coding sequence ATGAAGTTTAAAGTTTACAAGCTTTTTATGAACTATGAAAGAGAAGAGAAATGGTTAAATGAAATGGCAGCAAAAGGCATGCACCTCGTAGACTTTTCTTTTGGACGGTATGTGTTTGAAGAAGGCACACCAGGAGAATACATTTACCGAATTGAACTTTTAGAAAATCTACCATCAAGTGCGGAAAGTAGAGCTTATATTAGATGGATGGAAGAGTCAGGAGTCGATTGTGTTGCTAGCTATATACGATGGGTATACTTCCGCAAAAAGGCAAGTGAAGGACCTTTCGATTTATACTCAGATATTGACTCGAAAATCAGCCATTATAAAAAAATAGCAATGTTTATTGGACTAATAGGAGGGCTGAATTTAGCTGTTGCTCTTCTAAACGTTTTTATTGGTTTATCGGTTGGTAGTGGGGGATATACCTATGCAAACATTTATATTTCTATTGTTAATTGGATCCTTGTAGCATTATTACTGCCAATGTTTATTTCTCATATTAGAAAGATTAAAACATTGGAGAAAGAGAAACTACTTTTTGAATAG
- a CDS encoding RNA polymerase sigma factor, with protein sequence MASLNEQELLKQLQNGNSSAFRELYDFYFDYAIRVATVVMNHNASHAGDAVQETFIRVYQNIHLYQADRPFKPWFYKILLNECNRILKKNSKVVSVGEIIEQAHADEQFEEYEDLYQAIQELEPHNRTPIVLKYLNGFKEQEIADILEENLNTIKSRLFKGRQKLKRFLEAKKEAN encoded by the coding sequence GTGGCGAGCTTGAATGAGCAAGAGCTATTAAAGCAGCTACAAAATGGTAACAGTAGTGCCTTTAGAGAGTTATATGATTTCTATTTTGATTACGCAATCAGGGTAGCAACAGTAGTTATGAACCATAATGCATCTCACGCTGGTGATGCAGTTCAAGAAACGTTTATCCGGGTGTATCAAAACATTCATTTATATCAAGCAGATCGACCGTTTAAACCGTGGTTTTATAAAATTCTCTTAAATGAGTGCAATCGAATTCTCAAAAAGAATTCCAAGGTCGTAAGTGTAGGAGAAATTATTGAGCAGGCACACGCAGACGAGCAGTTTGAGGAATACGAAGATTTATACCAAGCCATTCAAGAACTTGAACCTCATAATCGTACGCCGATTGTTTTGAAGTATTTAAATGGCTTCAAAGAACAAGAGATTGCCGATATTTTAGAGGAAAACCTTAACACTATTAAATCACGGCTTTTCAAAGGTAGGCAGAAGCTAAAGCGATTTTTAGAAGCCAAAAAGGAGGCGAATTAA
- a CDS encoding TolB family protein, whose protein sequence is MILLLLLLFPAIASAEEAVKAAFIREGNLWTLLDGGETQVTNSGKVFNQPQWSPDGKWVLYQEEASSEFQKGDQQAEVWVYHIETKEKKKIFYDGVSPSWSPNKHHVAFNSQGILNISDFKQFYNIATGVSDYTWLPDGSGFLLSSSGVLRPDGWTSAMLFKKKVNDNYEDIVLFGGVDQLFTLPSEIGVGDQSIISVYAGDFHYSPSNKWISFIVSPTASWSMDSNMVCVLSSDGKKFDILDEIILDAGKPKWAPTQDTIAFIAGGGRIVYGFKDKKLKFREMPVSSTLTPENYIDLDFDWLSNEAIVTSRFEEREWSNDFSKHPLPALYSINIKTNQQVKITNPPEGYGDYYPRYVKSIDKIIWYRKTSIIDTTHTLWIANPDGSEAREWLRNVEGIEFY, encoded by the coding sequence TTGATCTTACTGTTACTTCTCCTTTTTCCAGCCATAGCATCAGCTGAAGAAGCTGTAAAGGCTGCTTTTATTAGAGAAGGAAATCTATGGACCTTACTTGACGGTGGGGAGACACAGGTAACTAACTCAGGAAAGGTCTTCAACCAGCCACAATGGTCCCCTGACGGTAAGTGGGTCCTCTATCAAGAAGAGGCTTCTTCCGAGTTTCAAAAAGGGGATCAACAGGCGGAAGTTTGGGTATATCACATTGAAACGAAGGAAAAGAAGAAAATCTTTTATGATGGCGTCTCACCATCATGGTCACCTAACAAGCATCATGTTGCCTTTAATTCCCAAGGTATTCTCAACATTTCTGATTTCAAGCAATTCTACAATATTGCCACTGGAGTAAGTGATTACACTTGGCTGCCAGACGGGAGTGGTTTTCTATTATCTTCATCTGGTGTACTTCGACCTGACGGATGGACAAGTGCGATGTTGTTTAAAAAGAAAGTTAACGATAATTATGAGGATATTGTTCTCTTTGGTGGTGTCGATCAGCTTTTTACCCTCCCAAGTGAAATTGGTGTTGGTGATCAATCCATCATTTCTGTCTATGCTGGCGATTTTCACTACTCACCAAGTAATAAGTGGATTTCATTTATCGTATCGCCAACTGCATCATGGTCGATGGATAGCAACATGGTTTGTGTACTCTCAAGTGACGGGAAAAAGTTTGATATTTTAGATGAAATCATATTGGATGCGGGAAAACCAAAGTGGGCTCCGACTCAAGATACGATTGCCTTTATTGCAGGTGGAGGCAGGATCGTTTACGGCTTCAAGGACAAAAAACTAAAGTTCAGAGAAATGCCTGTCTCATCAACCTTAACACCCGAAAACTACATTGATCTTGATTTCGATTGGCTTTCAAATGAGGCAATTGTTACCTCACGATTTGAGGAACGGGAATGGTCAAATGACTTCAGCAAGCACCCATTACCTGCTTTGTATTCAATTAATATCAAAACGAATCAGCAAGTGAAGATCACTAATCCACCAGAAGGATACGGAGACTACTATCCGAGATATGTTAAGTCTATTGATAAAATCATATGGTACCGAAAAACCTCGATCATTGATACTACCCATACACTTTGGATTGCAAATCCTGATGGAAGTGAAGCTAGGGAGTGGCTGAGGAATGTTGAGGGTATTGAGTTTTACTAA
- a CDS encoding GNAT family N-acetyltransferase encodes MINVHKIENLLKLDITDLLEQSQIEGFRFVNRLLTDYQTRINTFNKPGEALYGVFTTDKTLIAIGGVNIDPFLGDPTIARLRRFYVLPEYRRKGVGTILLEKLLQEAKQNFCLLVLHTDTEQADQFYTSFGFTKVDDGPNYTHELKVGD; translated from the coding sequence ATGATTAACGTACACAAGATAGAGAATTTACTTAAACTAGATATCACAGATTTATTAGAGCAAAGCCAAATAGAAGGTTTCCGTTTTGTTAATAGATTGCTAACGGACTATCAAACTAGAATAAACACATTTAATAAGCCTGGAGAAGCATTATATGGAGTATTTACAACGGATAAAACTCTCATTGCCATTGGTGGAGTAAACATTGATCCTTTCTTGGGAGATCCAACGATTGCTCGCTTACGAAGGTTTTATGTATTGCCCGAGTATCGAAGAAAGGGAGTAGGAACGATTTTGCTAGAAAAACTCTTGCAAGAAGCCAAACAAAATTTTTGCCTACTCGTACTCCATACAGATACAGAGCAAGCAGATCAATTTTACACATCGTTTGGGTTTACGAAAGTAGACGACGGCCCGAATTATACACACGAGTTAAAGGTAGGGGATTAA
- a CDS encoding RNA polymerase sigma factor translates to MDVRQLVKQAKKGNKEALLQLIMNQKDDYYRLAYTYMGNEHDSMDAMEDMIVKVYEKIDQLKNDEAFYSWSKTILVNSCKTLLRKGNKIILMEELEHEETVNPYPNSDQQMEINHLLTKINETQAEAIKLKYLLDMDYQTIAQLTNVSIGTVKSRIFQGLKKLKDLYGGGN, encoded by the coding sequence ATGGATGTTCGGCAGCTAGTGAAACAAGCGAAAAAAGGAAATAAAGAAGCATTACTACAACTGATTATGAACCAAAAAGATGATTACTATCGACTTGCTTACACCTATATGGGAAATGAACATGATTCCATGGACGCCATGGAGGATATGATCGTCAAAGTGTATGAAAAGATTGATCAACTCAAGAATGATGAGGCCTTTTACAGTTGGAGTAAAACGATCCTAGTCAATAGCTGTAAAACGCTACTGAGAAAAGGGAACAAGATAATATTAATGGAAGAACTAGAACATGAGGAAACAGTTAATCCTTATCCAAATAGCGACCAACAAATGGAGATCAACCATCTATTAACGAAGATTAACGAAACGCAAGCAGAAGCGATAAAATTAAAGTATCTGCTAGATATGGACTATCAAACCATTGCCCAACTAACAAATGTATCAATAGGAACGGTAAAGTCGAGAATTTTTCAAGGGTTGAAGAAGCTAAAGGATCTATACGGAGGTGGGAATTAA